The Xylophilus rhododendri region TGATCTGCACGTCGTGGACATGGCTCTCGCGGATGCCCGCGGAGGTGATCTCCACGAACTCGGCCTTGTCCTTCATCTCGTCGATGGTGGCGCATCCGCAGTAGCCCATGGAGGCACGCACGCCGCCGGCCAGCTGGAACAGGATGGACACGATGGAGCCCTTGTAGGGAACCCGGCCCTCGATGCCCTCGGGCACCAGCTTGTCGGTGTTGGGGTTGCCGGTGGTGGACTCCTGGAAGTACCGGTCGGCGCTGCCCTGCTGCATGGCGCCGATGGAGCCCATGCCGCGGTAGCTCTTGTAGCTGCGGCCCTGGTAGAGCACGATCTCGCCCGGCGCCTCTTCGGTGCCGGCGAACATGCTGCCCATCATCACGGTGCTGGCACCGGCGGCGATGGCCTTTGCGATGTCGCCCGAGTAGCGCACGCCGCCGTCGGAGATCAGCGGCACGCCGGTGCCCTGCAGGGCGGTGGCCACGCTGTCGACCGCCATGATCTGCGGCACGCCCACGCCCGCCACGATGCGGGTGGTGCAGATGGAGCCGGGGCCGATGCCGACCTTGACCGCGTCCGCGCCGGCCTCGGCCAGCGCCAGCGCCGCCGCGCCGGTGGCGATGTTGCCGCCGATCACGTCGATCTGCGGATAGTTCTGCTTGACCCAGCGCACGCGGTCGATCACGCCCTTGCTGTGGCCGTGGGCGGTGTCCACCACGATGGCATCGACGCCGGCCTTGACCAGGGCCTCGACACGCTCCTCGGTGCCCTCGCCCACGCCGACCGCCGCGCCCACCCGCAGGCGGCCGGAGGCATCGCGTGCGGCGTTGGGGAAGTTGGTCTGCTTGGTGATGTCCTTGACGGTGATCAGGCCGTTCAGGTGCCAGTCCTCGCCGATCACCAGCAGGCGTTCGAGCTTGTGTTTGTGCAGCAGGCCGCGGGCCTCGGCGGCGGAGGTGCCCTCGCCGACGGTGATCAGGCGTTCGCGCGGCGTCATGATGTCGCGCACGGGGATGTCGAGGCGGGTCTCGAAGCGCAGGTCGCGGCCGGTGACGATGCCGACGACACGGCCGCCGTCGATCACCGGGAAGCCCGAGATGCCGAGTTCCTCGGACAGCTGCTTGACCTGCAGCACGGTGTGCGTGGGGGTGATCACCACCGGCTCGCG contains the following coding sequences:
- the guaB gene encoding IMP dehydrogenase encodes the protein MRLLGKALTFDDVLLVPAYSQVLPKDTTLATRFSRNITLNLPLVSAAMDTVTEARLAIAIAQEGGIGIVHKNLTPAEQAAQVAKVKRYESGVLREPVVITPTHTVLQVKQLSEELGISGFPVIDGGRVVGIVTGRDLRFETRLDIPVRDIMTPRERLITVGEGTSAAEARGLLHKHKLERLLVIGEDWHLNGLITVKDITKQTNFPNAARDASGRLRVGAAVGVGEGTEERVEALVKAGVDAIVVDTAHGHSKGVIDRVRWVKQNYPQIDVIGGNIATGAAALALAEAGADAVKVGIGPGSICTTRIVAGVGVPQIMAVDSVATALQGTGVPLISDGGVRYSGDIAKAIAAGASTVMMGSMFAGTEEAPGEIVLYQGRSYKSYRGMGSIGAMQQGSADRYFQESTTGNPNTDKLVPEGIEGRVPYKGSIVSILFQLAGGVRASMGYCGCATIDEMKDKAEFVEITSAGIRESHVHDVQITKEAPNYRAS